One genomic window of Conyzicola nivalis includes the following:
- a CDS encoding S8 family peptidase, with amino-acid sequence MRVTRSVIVLVLVAASVLVGAAPAQADSIRDREYWLDDYGIREAWNVTEGAGVTIAVIDTGVDGSHPDLAGAVVGGADFSTLGSSNGQTPVGSGDSSHGTMVASLAAGRGRGSAGVIGAAPAASLLAISLGFGETDGPSSDDQIADAVRWAVDNGADVINMSLTRNTLEWPSSWDEAFLYAMQKDVVVVAAAGNRGSGTSQVGAPATMPGVLTVGGVSRTGGASWDASSQGISIAVSAPSEQLVGATPGGGYVLWDGTSGATPIVSGIVALVRAAHPELTAANVIQRIISTATPVGAEGADPIYGYGLVDAAAAVSADVPAITANPMGDLAEWIRINRRATAETPDLQTLEPEPVPSASPLPESSESSPLGTLFPTIGQMRDVGIPLLLFTVFGVSFVLVIMAGIRQFRAARRRE; translated from the coding sequence GTGCGTGTGACCCGAAGCGTCATCGTGCTGGTGCTCGTCGCGGCCTCCGTGCTCGTCGGCGCCGCCCCCGCGCAGGCCGACTCGATCCGTGACCGGGAGTACTGGCTCGACGACTACGGCATCCGCGAGGCGTGGAACGTCACCGAGGGCGCCGGCGTCACGATCGCCGTGATCGACACGGGCGTCGACGGCAGCCACCCCGACCTGGCCGGCGCAGTGGTCGGCGGCGCCGACTTCTCCACCCTCGGCTCGAGCAACGGCCAGACCCCGGTCGGCTCCGGGGACAGCTCGCACGGCACCATGGTCGCCTCCCTCGCCGCCGGCCGCGGCCGGGGGAGCGCCGGCGTGATCGGCGCCGCCCCCGCCGCATCCCTCCTCGCGATCTCGCTCGGTTTCGGCGAGACCGACGGGCCCAGTTCCGACGACCAGATCGCTGACGCCGTGCGCTGGGCCGTCGACAACGGCGCCGACGTGATCAACATGTCGCTCACCCGCAACACCCTCGAGTGGCCGAGCAGCTGGGACGAGGCCTTCCTCTACGCCATGCAGAAGGACGTCGTCGTCGTGGCCGCCGCCGGCAACCGGGGGAGCGGCACCTCGCAGGTCGGCGCCCCCGCGACCATGCCCGGCGTGCTCACTGTCGGCGGAGTCAGCCGCACCGGCGGCGCCAGCTGGGACGCCTCGTCGCAGGGCATCTCGATCGCCGTCTCCGCACCGAGCGAGCAACTCGTCGGCGCGACGCCCGGTGGCGGCTACGTTCTCTGGGACGGCACCAGCGGCGCGACCCCGATCGTCTCGGGCATCGTCGCCCTCGTGCGTGCCGCCCACCCGGAGCTCACCGCCGCCAACGTGATCCAGCGCATCATCTCCACCGCCACCCCCGTCGGAGCGGAGGGCGCCGACCCCATCTACGGATACGGGCTCGTAGATGCCGCGGCCGCCGTCTCCGCGGACGTGCCCGCCATCACCGCCAACCCCATGGGCGACCTCGCCGAATGGATCCGCATCAACCGACGGGCGACGGCCGAGACCCCCGACCTCCAGACGCTCGAGCCGGAACCGGTCCCCAGCGCGTCGCCGCTCCCCGAGTCATCCGAGTCATCGCCTCTCGGCACCCTGTTTCCCACAATCGGACAGATGCGCGACGTGGGCATCCCCCTGCTGCTGTTCACCGTTTTCGGGGTGTCGTTCGTGCTCGTGATCATGGCCGGAATCCGGCAATTTAGGGCGGCGCGCCGAAGGGAGTAG